A genomic region of Thermoplasmataceae archaeon contains the following coding sequences:
- a CDS encoding MMPL family transporter, with amino-acid sequence MKLSQTLIRRRKLVLIVWTLIMVAAVPALMGYSSMITYSNTTPANSTSESSVAASILANVSSSNQSLIILVHEDPYSTAVANTSLQLQTRLLSSGAPNLTSSDSPYTAYSDYINSFSGIVRLVYQNITVASSTVFDFPHAFLLNWSKNGFTRSSILSSAIMAGYNSSSYERSFLNNVNNTITTTSVSSSTAFTVVSNAVKSSATSVYPQNEYVQAASQGLNVQNYTDGLSTLTAEIINSNSATHISVEIVNSTLISTNPGLYFVKNYGLLDMPKFLADSFISPDGQYFIININFNSPSSYLEKNGSSPSQSATPLVTSISKQYFGGSASVTGVGAIAYETQQVTGSSGFAFAFIFVLLAIAVFATLVSYKASLLSLVMVSIATALGYISIYITGILFQPVNYVVNYTLTAVILGVATDYLVFILARFRQELREGKSPDTALETAVSKAGKAVLISGITVSASLSMFAVFPGFRTWGIVLSLAILMTVIMEVTLLPAIMKFLGPKIFMKSGMKPLESGYHEKSVFYRTSKAATKHKIAVVSVIVVLALPAVYTILTAPTSYDFNTGLPQGLASVQALKQIESSFGSNRLYPIEVIVPLNGTLHKDLTSSDIITLQKTASLLNTTGGIQSTVGPYLNNLTSESLFSSFIVDNGKYAYFIAYSSYDPYSQQSINTVSALRSHTSIIVGGLTSQVIDEKNQNSITYPELEILIVVVISAVLFISFRSIKYSIISVSGTLISISWTATLVYFISTYLLHQAFLYLIPIILFVILMSLGNDYTVFIISRVREELNSGGLNESISRAMVGSGKVVTSLGLILAASLGVLALIPSGFLEQLGIAFIISLILDTFVIRVFYFPAMVSLLFNKNRSKLSSNK; translated from the coding sequence ATGAAACTCTCTCAAACGCTTATAAGGAGAAGGAAACTGGTACTGATAGTGTGGACTTTAATTATGGTTGCAGCAGTTCCAGCACTAATGGGTTACTCATCCATGATAACTTACTCAAACACAACACCGGCAAACAGCACTTCCGAATCCTCGGTTGCAGCAAGTATCCTGGCAAATGTTTCCTCGTCAAACCAGAGCTTGATAATTCTGGTTCATGAGGACCCCTACAGTACTGCAGTTGCTAACACATCACTCCAGCTACAAACCAGGCTTCTTTCAAGTGGGGCACCAAATCTTACTTCAAGTGATTCCCCTTACACTGCGTATTCGGATTATATCAATAGTTTTTCTGGGATTGTGAGATTAGTTTACCAAAATATAACGGTAGCTTCTTCGACCGTTTTCGATTTTCCACATGCCTTTCTGCTGAACTGGAGTAAAAACGGATTTACCAGATCTTCTATATTGAGTTCTGCAATCATGGCAGGTTACAACAGCTCCTCATACGAAAGATCATTTCTGAATAATGTCAATAACACTATAACAACCACAAGCGTTTCAAGTTCTACAGCATTTACAGTTGTTAGCAACGCTGTCAAGTCATCTGCCACCAGCGTATACCCTCAGAATGAATACGTTCAGGCTGCTTCACAGGGACTCAACGTTCAAAACTACACTGATGGCCTGTCAACACTCACTGCGGAAATAATTAACAGCAATTCTGCAACACACATATCCGTGGAAATAGTCAATTCAACCTTGATTTCTACAAACCCTGGGCTTTACTTCGTGAAGAATTATGGGCTTTTGGATATGCCAAAATTCCTGGCAGACAGTTTTATCAGCCCAGACGGGCAGTATTTCATAATTAACATCAATTTTAATTCTCCCTCATCCTATTTGGAGAAAAACGGGAGTTCACCATCACAGTCGGCCACTCCCTTGGTAACGTCAATATCCAAGCAGTACTTTGGTGGAAGCGCATCAGTGACCGGAGTGGGAGCCATAGCGTATGAGACCCAACAGGTAACAGGTTCATCCGGTTTTGCCTTTGCATTCATATTTGTATTACTTGCCATAGCAGTCTTTGCTACTCTGGTCTCATATAAGGCATCCTTACTTAGCCTAGTAATGGTTTCAATTGCCACAGCTCTGGGATACATTTCCATATACATTACAGGCATTCTCTTTCAGCCCGTAAACTATGTGGTCAACTACACGCTCACGGCAGTCATACTTGGGGTTGCCACAGATTACCTTGTATTTATACTGGCTAGATTCAGGCAGGAACTCAGGGAGGGAAAGAGCCCTGATACAGCACTTGAAACTGCAGTTTCTAAAGCTGGAAAGGCTGTCCTTATAAGTGGAATCACTGTATCTGCCAGCCTGTCAATGTTTGCTGTATTCCCAGGTTTCAGGACTTGGGGAATAGTTCTGTCACTGGCAATACTTATGACTGTGATAATGGAAGTAACTCTGCTTCCGGCCATTATGAAATTCCTGGGGCCTAAGATCTTCATGAAGTCAGGCATGAAGCCGCTTGAATCTGGATATCATGAAAAATCCGTGTTCTACAGAACTTCTAAAGCAGCTACTAAACACAAGATTGCCGTTGTCTCTGTTATTGTCGTTTTGGCTCTACCAGCAGTTTATACGATTCTGACTGCTCCAACCTCGTACGACTTCAATACTGGGCTCCCCCAAGGTCTAGCCAGTGTGCAAGCGCTGAAACAGATCGAGAGCAGCTTTGGGTCTAACAGACTTTACCCTATTGAGGTCATAGTCCCTCTGAATGGAACTTTGCATAAGGATCTGACATCAAGTGACATAATAACTTTGCAGAAGACAGCCTCTCTTCTCAACACGACCGGTGGAATTCAAAGTACGGTTGGCCCGTACCTGAACAACCTAACTTCGGAATCACTATTTTCGTCATTCATAGTTGATAACGGCAAGTACGCATATTTCATCGCATATTCTTCGTATGACCCTTACAGCCAGCAGAGCATAAATACTGTCAGTGCTCTGAGATCTCACACATCCATAATTGTTGGTGGGCTGACATCGCAGGTCATAGACGAAAAAAACCAGAATTCCATAACTTATCCAGAACTTGAAATACTCATCGTGGTAGTGATATCTGCGGTTTTGTTCATTTCATTCAGGTCGATAAAATACTCAATTATCTCCGTAAGTGGTACGCTCATAAGCATTAGCTGGACTGCGACACTCGTTTATTTTATTTCAACGTATCTCCTGCACCAAGCCTTCCTGTATCTCATTCCAATCATCCTTTTCGTAATACTTATGTCGCTCGGAAACGACTACACGGTTTTCATAATTTCAAGGGTTCGAGAAGAATTGAATTCCGGGGGTCTGAACGAGAGTATCTCAAGGGCTATGGTGGGGTCAGGAAAGGTTGTTACTTCACTAGGCCTGATACTTGCAGCATCTCTTGGGGTGCTCGCCTTGATTCCCTCCGGATTTCTAGAGCAGCTTGGGATTGCGTTCATAATTTCATTGATACTTGACACTTTTGTGATACGGGTTTTCTACTTCCCTGCAATGGTGAGCCTCTTGTTCAACAAAAATCGAAGTAAACTCAGTTCAAATAAATAA
- a CDS encoding S9 family peptidase — protein MNPDEAYGIKLATEPFLHGDHIYFTLNWIEKNKYASSINRFDGSKMEKVTSGNHERSAQWLGNTLYYVSYGKKVEKIMKTNPISEPVEIYSSESIQKFIFHKECIIAIVTDKADRKAPFATSRVKYRFDSKGLLRKNSKLVIICEKAETLVEGDFNVTDVASNGNRLVFVATAEDDDREIQNVYELDLKSREYQKLTERGGAMSSICVAPDGTVAFTGHQEGTKPWAVEKLIMPEKKFSVEIGKNASNSIVSDGFASGSQSLLYDEGKYYMIGQDGGCASLYSWDGKVHKVSEGEKVVHSITVSSGNVGFIYSSPEKPSIISFNGELDLNPEIHGRKPLKVSSGRIEGWLLLTDKKNPTVLFVHGGPHSAYGYAYYIEFNYLASNGLNILYANPRGSAGYGQDYASGCVGDWGGSDMRDLFDILDKSVEEFSLAEKLAVSGGSYGGYMVNAIITKTDRFKCAVSERSISNLLSMCGTSDIGFWFNPEEISVTDPWSKVGIERLMEFSPISKAKSARTPTMFIHGEEDYRCPIEQAEQMYTALRMNGIDSVLVRYIGDGHEHARRGIPKNMKDRLQRKLEWFNLH, from the coding sequence ATGAATCCGGACGAAGCATACGGTATAAAACTGGCAACTGAACCATTTTTACATGGCGACCACATCTATTTTACGCTCAACTGGATTGAGAAAAACAAGTACGCCTCATCGATAAACCGGTTTGACGGCTCCAAAATGGAGAAGGTAACCTCTGGAAACCACGAGAGGAGTGCACAATGGCTGGGGAATACCCTTTATTATGTCTCATATGGAAAAAAAGTTGAAAAAATCATGAAAACCAATCCAATAAGCGAGCCGGTCGAGATATACAGTAGCGAGTCTATTCAAAAATTCATTTTTCACAAAGAATGTATCATCGCAATCGTAACCGATAAGGCTGACCGCAAGGCCCCGTTCGCGACGAGCAGAGTAAAATACAGGTTTGACTCAAAGGGACTCCTGCGGAAGAACAGCAAACTTGTTATCATTTGCGAAAAGGCAGAGACGCTGGTTGAAGGTGATTTTAACGTAACTGATGTTGCTTCCAATGGAAACAGATTGGTATTTGTGGCTACCGCGGAAGACGATGACAGGGAAATCCAAAACGTTTATGAATTGGACCTGAAGAGTAGGGAGTACCAAAAACTGACTGAAAGAGGGGGAGCAATGAGTTCAATCTGTGTTGCGCCTGATGGTACCGTGGCATTCACAGGACACCAGGAAGGCACAAAGCCATGGGCAGTAGAAAAACTCATAATGCCTGAGAAGAAATTTTCTGTAGAAATCGGAAAAAACGCCAGTAATTCCATAGTTTCTGACGGTTTTGCCTCCGGTAGCCAATCTCTATTATACGATGAGGGGAAGTATTATATGATCGGGCAGGACGGCGGGTGTGCATCCCTTTATTCCTGGGACGGGAAGGTTCATAAAGTCTCGGAAGGGGAAAAAGTTGTTCACTCCATTACGGTTTCCTCTGGAAACGTTGGATTCATATACTCATCACCGGAAAAACCATCGATAATCTCGTTTAATGGGGAACTTGATCTGAACCCGGAGATACACGGCAGGAAACCCCTGAAAGTTTCATCTGGACGAATTGAAGGTTGGTTGCTGCTAACCGACAAGAAGAACCCCACGGTGCTATTTGTTCACGGAGGCCCTCACAGCGCGTACGGATATGCATATTACATTGAATTCAACTACCTTGCCAGCAACGGGCTAAACATTCTTTACGCAAATCCAAGGGGAAGTGCCGGATATGGTCAAGACTATGCAAGTGGTTGTGTTGGTGACTGGGGAGGCAGCGATATGCGGGACCTCTTCGATATCCTTGACAAATCCGTGGAGGAGTTTTCTCTTGCTGAAAAGTTAGCCGTATCAGGCGGGTCCTATGGCGGGTATATGGTCAATGCAATCATTACAAAGACTGACCGTTTTAAATGTGCCGTCTCTGAGAGATCCATATCAAATCTTTTAAGCATGTGCGGGACCAGCGACATTGGTTTCTGGTTTAATCCCGAGGAAATTTCTGTTACAGATCCATGGTCAAAGGTTGGGATTGAGAGGTTGATGGAATTCTCCCCAATATCAAAGGCCAAGAGCGCCAGGACTCCAACAATGTTCATTCATGGAGAAGAGGATTACAGATGCCCTATAGAGCAGGCTGAACAGATGTACACCGCTCTCAGAATGAACGGAATTGACTCAGTGCTGGTAAGATATATAGGAGACGGTCACGAACATGCAAGACGAGGCATCCCGAAGAACATGAAAGACAGGCTCCAGAGAAAGTTGGAGTGGTTTAACTTGCATTAA